A section of the Gimesia sp. genome encodes:
- a CDS encoding carbon-nitrogen hydrolase family protein, translated as MNSSLKSPSISLLLGILLTLLLQNTSISAGEPLPEGWQQMAMREPVKPEFSYLPQGSFDGKGVLAISAAPDQTESHGAWVKTFPVKGGQGYRFHVWRKTEGLAVPRRNAVVKITWLDEKGKLIPSRVQGADDRVRPVFPADGNTNKAGWTEVTDVYPVPTEATQAKVELHLRWAGQGRVLWSLPELNPEAAPAQRIIRLASAHLRPRNGKSAMENCQQFAPLIAEAGKKQADLICLPECLTMCGTGLDYADVAEPVPGPSTEYFGKLAKEFNLYIVAGLLEQSGDLVYNTAALIGPDGKLVGKYRKVCLPREEIEHGISPGKEYPVFDTRFGKLGMMICWDVHFPEVARNLANNGAEVIAMPIWGGNPTLAKARAIENQVFLVTSTYTDPDRDWMKTTIINKEGKMLSIGKDWGTLVMAEVNLSQPKLWRFLGNFRERIYRERPVEGFVEPTETR; from the coding sequence ATGAATTCTTCCCTTAAGTCACCGTCTATCTCCTTACTGTTAGGAATTCTGCTGACTCTATTGCTACAGAACACTTCAATATCAGCGGGTGAGCCCTTGCCTGAGGGCTGGCAACAGATGGCGATGCGCGAACCGGTCAAGCCGGAGTTCAGCTATCTCCCCCAGGGTTCCTTCGATGGTAAAGGGGTGCTGGCAATCTCTGCTGCTCCCGACCAGACAGAATCGCATGGAGCGTGGGTAAAAACATTCCCGGTCAAAGGAGGACAGGGATATCGCTTTCATGTCTGGAGAAAAACCGAAGGACTCGCTGTTCCGCGCCGCAATGCAGTCGTCAAAATCACATGGCTCGATGAAAAAGGGAAGTTGATTCCTTCGCGCGTCCAGGGGGCCGATGACAGAGTGAGACCCGTTTTCCCCGCAGATGGAAATACAAACAAAGCAGGCTGGACCGAAGTAACCGACGTGTATCCGGTCCCGACAGAGGCGACGCAAGCCAAAGTAGAACTACATCTCCGCTGGGCCGGTCAGGGACGCGTTCTGTGGAGTCTGCCGGAATTGAATCCTGAAGCTGCTCCCGCGCAGCGAATCATCCGACTGGCATCCGCTCATTTGCGTCCTCGCAATGGAAAGTCAGCGATGGAGAACTGCCAACAGTTCGCTCCGCTGATCGCAGAAGCAGGTAAGAAACAGGCTGACCTGATCTGTCTTCCGGAGTGTCTCACCATGTGCGGCACAGGCCTGGATTACGCAGATGTGGCTGAACCGGTCCCCGGCCCTTCAACCGAATATTTCGGCAAACTCGCGAAGGAATTTAATCTGTATATTGTGGCAGGCCTGCTGGAACAATCGGGAGACCTCGTTTATAACACAGCAGCTTTGATCGGCCCTGATGGGAAGCTGGTGGGTAAATATCGGAAAGTCTGTCTTCCCCGTGAAGAAATTGAGCACGGTATCTCGCCGGGGAAAGAATATCCAGTCTTTGACACCCGCTTCGGGAAACTGGGAATGATGATCTGCTGGGATGTTCATTTTCCTGAAGTGGCCCGAAACCTGGCCAACAATGGGGCTGAAGTCATTGCCATGCCGATCTGGGGCGGGAACCCGACACTCGCCAAGGCACGTGCCATCGAAAATCAGGTCTTTCTCGTCACCAGCACCTATACAGATCCCGACCGAGACTGGATGAAAACAACGATCATCAACAAGGAAGGCAAGATGCTTTCGATCGGCAAAGACTGGGGGACACTGGTGATGGCAGAGGTGAACCTGTCCCAGCCGAAGCTCTGGCGTTTCCTGGGGAACTTCCGCGAGCGGATCTATCGGGAGCGTCCCGTGGAAGGTTTTGTTGAACCGACGGAAACACGCTAG
- a CDS encoding glycerol-3-phosphate dehydrogenase/oxidase, producing MNQSERALILGAGINGVAIARELLLNDMPVTIVDQGDLSQGATSKSSRLIHGGLRYLEYGDFSLVSESVHERGILLNLAPHLVKPLRFAIPLAHRASGIPSSGLRFLSGFRVPGVPWLTSHLNFSSERGLYLVNIGLTLYDWFASKGNLPRHSVHNVGETGLPQINASKFRWMACYSDAQMRFPERFVVALLHDCQRIAREKGIEFELLTYHQVRLKERTAVIRNLNADGQPEREFVPTVIVNASGACGDLTLEQIDVPSPRLMGGTKGSHIISFHAGLREALGTQAVYSEASDGRLVFILPFGESTLIGTTDVRVEGNPLDVTASPEELKYLVDMVNMVFPQVELTLEDINLHYSGVRPLPYQPQGKAASISRDHSLKDYEGPFGWIVTLVGGKLTSWRAFAEKISDRILRKLGKSYISQSKTRLVPGAEGYPQTEAIFNAELDRLAEKYSLPRESIQALWTLQGTYLEEILDSLPEFSPELIRGTSLPRQYVAWTIEHEWAETLGDLVERRLMLIFSEILKEETLEDLAECLVAAGKVLPEQAPDLIQSYKTHLDQFYGKAVVTT from the coding sequence ATGAATCAATCAGAGCGGGCACTCATCCTCGGTGCCGGCATCAATGGCGTTGCGATCGCCAGGGAACTGCTACTCAACGATATGCCGGTGACGATCGTCGATCAGGGAGACCTCTCACAGGGGGCGACGTCGAAATCATCCCGCTTGATTCATGGTGGTCTCAGGTATCTGGAATACGGCGATTTTTCACTCGTAAGCGAATCGGTTCACGAACGGGGCATCCTGCTTAACCTGGCTCCCCACCTGGTTAAGCCCCTGCGTTTTGCAATTCCCCTGGCTCATCGGGCATCGGGAATCCCCTCTTCCGGGCTGCGGTTCCTGAGTGGTTTCCGTGTGCCGGGTGTTCCCTGGCTGACCTCGCATTTGAATTTCTCTTCAGAACGCGGACTGTACCTGGTCAACATCGGACTGACACTCTACGACTGGTTCGCATCAAAGGGAAATCTCCCCCGTCATTCCGTTCATAATGTCGGGGAAACGGGACTTCCTCAAATCAATGCGTCCAAATTCCGCTGGATGGCCTGCTATTCTGATGCTCAAATGCGATTTCCCGAACGCTTCGTCGTCGCGCTGCTGCATGATTGCCAGCGTATTGCCCGTGAGAAAGGCATCGAATTCGAACTGCTGACCTACCACCAGGTCAGGCTGAAAGAGCGGACTGCGGTGATTCGCAATCTGAACGCGGACGGACAACCTGAGCGTGAATTTGTTCCGACCGTTATCGTCAACGCTTCGGGTGCCTGTGGTGATCTGACGCTGGAACAGATTGATGTACCGTCCCCCCGTCTGATGGGGGGAACCAAGGGCAGCCACATTATTTCGTTTCACGCTGGGCTGCGTGAGGCGCTGGGCACACAAGCCGTCTATTCCGAAGCCAGCGATGGTCGACTGGTTTTCATTCTCCCCTTTGGTGAATCCACCTTGATCGGCACGACCGATGTCCGCGTGGAAGGTAATCCGCTGGATGTCACCGCGAGTCCGGAGGAACTGAAATACCTGGTTGACATGGTCAACATGGTTTTCCCCCAGGTTGAACTCACCCTTGAGGACATCAACCTGCATTACAGTGGTGTTCGTCCTCTGCCTTATCAGCCACAGGGGAAAGCCGCTTCGATCTCCCGCGATCATTCGCTGAAAGATTATGAAGGCCCCTTCGGCTGGATTGTCACACTGGTCGGGGGCAAACTGACCTCCTGGCGGGCCTTTGCCGAAAAAATTTCCGATCGGATTCTGCGAAAACTGGGAAAAAGTTATATCTCACAATCCAAAACCCGCCTGGTTCCCGGTGCAGAAGGCTACCCGCAGACAGAAGCCATTTTCAACGCGGAGCTGGATCGGCTTGCGGAAAAATACTCGCTCCCGAGGGAAAGCATTCAAGCTCTCTGGACGCTGCAGGGAACCTATCTGGAGGAGATTCTCGATTCTCTGCCCGAGTTTTCTCCGGAACTGATCCGGGGGACTTCACTGCCACGCCAGTATGTTGCCTGGACCATTGAGCATGAGTGGGCAGAAACTCTAGGTGACCTTGTCGAACGTCGTTTAATGCTGATCTTCTCCGAAATACTCAAGGAAGAGACGTTAGAGGATCTCGCAGAATGCCTTGTTGCAGCCGGTAAAGTGTTACCTGAGCAGGCTCCTGATCTGATACAATCTTACAAAACGCACCTTGATCAATTTTACGGTAAAGCGGTTGTTACAACGTAA
- a CDS encoding N-acetyltransferase: MYKIKLAQPGHFLDVAALDRIAWPEEPDTYIPDGEHAWRLWCEYATVLIAVESQSDQRELVTGALLMFPTNTSEIFLHKIMVHPDYRGKGIGSALMLQALQDAQDVVLLTVNPENTPAVKLYESFGFNVRTRVEGYYRPHEHRLIMEFQPTT, translated from the coding sequence TTGTATAAGATTAAACTGGCTCAACCGGGTCATTTTCTGGATGTAGCAGCCCTGGATCGTATCGCCTGGCCCGAAGAGCCGGACACCTACATTCCCGATGGTGAGCATGCCTGGCGGCTCTGGTGTGAGTATGCAACGGTTCTGATTGCCGTGGAGTCGCAATCAGATCAAAGGGAACTCGTGACAGGAGCGCTCTTGATGTTCCCCACGAATACCAGTGAAATTTTTCTTCATAAAATCATGGTCCACCCTGATTATCGCGGTAAGGGAATCGGCTCGGCCCTGATGCTGCAGGCACTGCAAGACGCACAAGACGTTGTACTGCTGACCGTGAATCCGGAAAACACCCCCGCAGTCAAACTCTACGAAAGCTTCGGATTCAATGTCCGGACCCGGGTGGAGGGCTACTATCGCCCGCATGAGCATCGTCTGATCATGGAATTCCAACCGACCACTTAA
- a CDS encoding XylR family transcriptional regulator, translating into MTFSSIPHVALLIETSRSHGRGLLNGIRQFIAENEEWSVFLMPRSLDSQIPDWISRWKGDGILSRTTSQEMADAITASGITTVELRSTKLRHAFPFLGIDNRAMGRLVAEHFLERGIRHFGVYEIGIEVYFEERRDNYIQTIQQAGYEVSVFSAAEDSEAPREWEKHQEQMANWVRGLPKPVGIMACTDQLGFWLLDACDRAGISVPDEVAVVGVENDEILCMMARPPLSSVAFNSARIGYEAAALLSRLMQGEPVPEEPFMIDPLGIVTRQSSDVVAVDDPELAMALRFIRENACRGIQVGDILKQVPLSRTALERQMKAAIGRSPKAEILRNQLERAKELLVSTELSLAQISERVGFRHAQHFSTIFKEKLGETPGSYRAKMH; encoded by the coding sequence ATGACTTTCTCATCTATTCCCCACGTGGCACTGCTGATTGAAACATCCCGCTCCCATGGGCGCGGGCTGTTGAACGGCATTCGTCAGTTTATCGCAGAGAATGAAGAGTGGTCTGTTTTTCTGATGCCCCGTTCCCTGGATTCTCAGATTCCGGACTGGATCTCCCGCTGGAAAGGGGATGGAATTCTCAGTCGAACGACCAGCCAGGAAATGGCCGATGCGATTACCGCTTCGGGGATTACCACCGTGGAATTGCGATCAACGAAACTCAGGCATGCCTTCCCGTTTCTGGGGATCGATAACCGGGCCATGGGACGACTGGTCGCTGAGCATTTTCTCGAACGCGGGATTCGTCACTTCGGTGTCTACGAAATCGGTATCGAAGTCTATTTTGAAGAACGCAGGGACAATTACATTCAAACGATCCAGCAGGCGGGTTACGAAGTGAGTGTGTTTTCCGCGGCAGAAGATTCGGAGGCTCCCCGCGAATGGGAGAAGCACCAGGAACAGATGGCGAACTGGGTACGTGGTCTCCCCAAACCGGTGGGGATCATGGCGTGTACCGATCAGCTCGGTTTCTGGCTACTGGATGCCTGTGATCGGGCGGGAATCTCAGTTCCTGATGAAGTGGCCGTCGTCGGCGTCGAGAATGACGAGATCCTCTGCATGATGGCCCGGCCGCCACTTTCGAGCGTGGCTTTCAACTCAGCCCGGATTGGTTACGAGGCGGCAGCGTTGTTGAGTAGATTGATGCAGGGGGAACCAGTCCCGGAAGAACCGTTCATGATTGATCCCCTGGGAATTGTAACCCGGCAGTCTTCTGATGTCGTCGCCGTGGATGATCCGGAATTGGCCATGGCGCTGCGGTTCATTCGCGAAAATGCCTGTCGTGGAATTCAAGTGGGGGATATTCTCAAACAGGTTCCGCTTTCTCGAACCGCACTGGAACGGCAAATGAAAGCGGCCATCGGACGCTCACCCAAAGCAGAGATTCTCCGTAATCAGCTGGAACGCGCCAAAGAGCTGCTCGTATCGACCGAATTATCTCTGGCACAGATCTCCGAGCGCGTCGGATTTCGTCACGCGCAGCATTTCAGCACGATTTTCAAAGAGAAACTGGGGGAAACGCCGGGATCCTATCGTGCTAAAATGCACTGA
- a CDS encoding DJ-1/PfpI family protein, protein MNKVLIIVGDATETVDTLYPYYRLIEGGYEPVVAAPEKRRYQMVLHEVKPGWTITKEWEGYSIEADIAFKDIKEEEYLGIFFSGGRAPEYIRDDEDLIRITQHFFETGKPIASVCHGVEIPARAGCVKGRRMATVPKCQFDLEVCGGIFVNEPCVIDGNLVSGRTYHDHGHYIGPWMKMLDEAQSQF, encoded by the coding sequence ATGAACAAGGTGCTGATCATCGTTGGTGATGCCACAGAAACTGTCGATACGCTGTATCCCTACTATCGCCTGATTGAGGGAGGCTATGAACCTGTCGTCGCAGCTCCCGAAAAACGGCGGTACCAGATGGTATTGCATGAAGTCAAACCGGGCTGGACCATCACTAAAGAATGGGAAGGGTATTCGATCGAAGCAGACATCGCTTTCAAAGATATCAAAGAAGAAGAATACCTGGGTATCTTTTTCAGTGGTGGACGTGCGCCAGAGTACATTCGCGACGACGAGGATCTGATCCGCATCACCCAGCATTTCTTCGAAACCGGAAAGCCGATCGCTTCCGTCTGCCATGGAGTGGAAATTCCAGCGCGGGCCGGGTGCGTCAAAGGACGTCGTATGGCCACTGTGCCCAAGTGTCAGTTTGATCTGGAAGTCTGTGGTGGCATTTTTGTCAATGAGCCTTGCGTGATTGACGGGAATCTCGTCAGCGGTCGCACCTACCATGACCATGGACACTATATTGGGCCCTGGATGAAAATGCTGGATGAAGCCCAGAGCCAGTTCTGA